The DNA segment ACAAACTAAGGCCCTGTTTAGATTGAGAAGTGATCTCAACtgctcatctcatttcaacattacaactttttcatatttccacaaatataataaacaaattcaactattttaaatcttaaaataataataatattaaaaaataatattctaacaatattttatttaacttttaacttatatTTGAACTTGACCACTATCCAAACGAAGTCTAAGAGTACTTTTTGAAAGTACGTCCATAGGTTAATTAGTTAATGCTATATAAAAAACTCAAATAGCTAGACTAGTACTACTGGCTGGCATGCATGTACATAAGATGAAAGATGCTAATGTACTTCCCACTTTCAACCACTAGTTAGAAGCTTGCCTAGCTATATGAACCTCGTTATAAACGAGAAATATGTCATATTCTACCAATATCATGTGCTAAACACAAATGAACTTAATTCTTGTAGATGCATTAGTACTAATTAGAAATGAGGTCATGTTCTCACGGCCGGTCTTAATGTTTATAATGTATAAgatatgtatataagatacaaATTATATGTATGCagaatacatacatacatacatacatacatacatacatacatacatatagacacatatatacatacataaagaCGTACACCATGCAGTACTACTAGTTAATGCAGCCTTATCTGGAATGTGGaatataattaatcaacttaagcTTAATTAGTAAGTACTCCTGCCTAATAAGTCAAAGGCCATGATCAATCATCTATATGAGCAATGTTTTCATGTTACGTACAATTAGAATGTACttcgctagctagctaggatttTCCAGCAAGTTTTGATTTAAACCAGCAATAACAACCAACTCAATCACTTCTTCATTATTTTAGAAGCAAGAGTTCATAACTACCCACTTAAATGTTCCCAATGAATATGGAGCAGAAGCTGAAAAACCCCCCATTATGTACAGTACCCAATAAAAGTGCTAGCTTATCACTCACAAAATAGTAGACaaagtactatatatagttCAGTAGTAGCATGGATAGAGCAAACATATTACCGGCCATTGAGTTTATTAGGGTTTTCTCTTAGAGTCCATTAACACCACTTTCCAGTTGCTAGAATTTTTACCGCGTGTCCATATTGTAGCAAGTTAATTTGCTCGGTGGTACCTTAGCTCTCCGAAATCACATTCTTGTAGAGTTCCTTGTTGCATACCTCCATAGTTGGAAGCTACCGGAGGATAAACCAGAGGGCTCATCTCTCCCCAAAAATTACTTTCAGTACCGGAAGTACCAGTAGTGCCAATTCTATTATCGACGATGCCTTCCCCACATAAGAATTCTAGCCCATATAGTCCTTGTGGATTGTTGTATACGATTTCCGGATCAAGCTCTGCCGGAAAACTGCTAATTTTTCCTTGCAGCACGTTTAATTCTGCTGCCTCATCCACGTAGGACTGGGCTTGTGCAAATTGAGTAGCACTGCCAGTGATGTTGAATGCATCTGCGGAAGAAGTTGGGATATTGACAGCCTGATATATTTGTTGACCAGTGCTGGTAGTATTATAATTTGCGAAATGATTATCAGTACTTGTCCCATGATGGATTGGCAGATCGGCCTCAGAAAATCTTCCTCCAAGTTTGATAAGCAATTTTCTGATAGATGCATGGTCATTAAAACGAGGATCTTGGTTTGAGTATGGTATGGGTGCCAGCAGTGTAGGCGGCATCCCTGGCCATTGAGGGTTTTGGTTATTACTACTGTTAGGAACCATGGAACTCCCACCGCCTGATCTCTTCATCATCTCCTGCTTTAGGCTGCTACCTCTACGAGCAGCCTGTTGTTCCTTTCTCTGCTTGCCAAGAAGCTTCTTCTTCAGCCTTGTGTTCCAGTAGTTCTTTATGTCATTATCCGTTCTTCCTGGTAATTGTGCTGCAATAATAGACCACCTGCTCATGAAAACAAAAGTGTTTGACAGAGAAAATACAACACTGTATACGATCTCTCTTGGGCCTAAACTGTTAAATAAATAAGCTATAATTATAGTCTAGGGCCGGATAATTTAGAATTTACCTGCTTCCGATGCTGATATAGAGGCTGCAAATTATGTTATCTTCCTCTTCTGAAAATCCTCCATGCTTGATATTTGGGCGGAGATAGTTTAACCATCTAAGCCGGCAACTTTTGCCGCATCTCTTAAGACCTGATTCAGCACAAATTAACATGGCATGtaagatatatataaacaagCTCACTGCAGTTCAATCATATGTGTTtctaacaagaaaagaaaagaaaaaagtggaAAAGGTGAGTATCAATTACCGATCTTTTGTGGTAGAGCGATCCAGTTGCCACCGATGCCATGCTGCTCTATATATGACTTGAGCTTGTTATCCTCTTCAGGTGACCATGGCCCTTTCTTGACGTTTGCTTTATCACAGCAAGGAGCTCTCCCCATGTTATCTTGGTTTTGATTTGAGCCTGATGCTAtagcttctctctctagaatCCAATAGGATATAGAAGAAAGAgagggggagaaagagagagaaggacgGAGGATTAAAAAAGCTGAAAGATAGACATGGTTTCCGGAACAgtgatttgaatattttaataaaaaggtATGGCACAacctttatataaaaaattccaGAAACTAAGCATGCCAGAATGGGAGAGAAGGGTTTTTCTTCTTGTCTTTCTTAGTCCAGAATCAACTAAGATAATAATATCTAGGGCTGCTGATTTCCGTGGACGGGTAATATTCTACCCCGCATATATTACGTTATAAACGCATTAATTATAcctatattaataatttgatatatatatatatcatgcgtgtgtgcgcgcgcgcccCTAGGTGTGCATGAGATATCATGCCAATCTATCTATGATATATCTTATTGTCACGATATTTTGATAAGAAGATCGTCATGCATGTAGTATGCGTTCATCTTTTTACAGTCTAATTAATCAAATTCTTTTTGGTAAATATagtaaaaggaaaatgttaggaTGACTATCAAATGTGTCCatcaactatatattaatataaatgagtttttttatttattttttttctttttctttaaacattttttaaacatccttaattattaaaaaataaaaatatataatttcactAACAGTCAtttctttaaccattaaaaaaattaaaaaaaaaatatgattaggCATATGATAGTAGCGATGCTATCATTTTCCATGGTAAAAATCATGAACAACATGCATTAACCACACTTGACACATGAGTACGTAACATGATATTTAACATCAACCCCCCGACATCAACATGAATGGTTGAAATTAAGGGGATGTTTGGTAACAATTTCTAACCCatcccatctcattttcttcctaaatatcatttaaatataaatatttttaaactaatccttataactttcccaaacttttaataaaaaacattaaataattcaatattttcaaactttaaaataaaaataataataataaattatattctaacaatattttaactttataatattttttatttaactttttctttctcattttctaaaacttaataaatatttaactcaaattatttcactattattcacaaactatcttactaatatttacaaaatttccatctcatcttatttttcaaGCATCCCCTAATACCATGTTGAAATTGAGATAGGTGTACGTACATGATCAAATCCATCATCATGATTGTAATTTAAGCAGAGTTCTAGAAGCAAAAGCGACAAGACTCtaacagataaaaaaattatctaaaactaggaaattttttccttttgggtAGGTGGCCAAATGATCaacaagaagagagaaagaatgcCATGAGAAGAGATTAGGAACACATAATTAATGCAGCTCTAGTACTACTTTGTTGCCATGTAACAGGCTAGG comes from the Carya illinoinensis cultivar Pawnee chromosome 8, C.illinoinensisPawnee_v1, whole genome shotgun sequence genome and includes:
- the LOC122318301 gene encoding transcription factor RAX3-like; translated protein: MGRAPCCDKANVKKGPWSPEEDNKLKSYIEQHGIGGNWIALPQKIGLKRCGKSCRLRWLNYLRPNIKHGGFSEEEDNIICSLYISIGSRWSIIAAQLPGRTDNDIKNYWNTRLKKKLLGKQRKEQQAARRGSSLKQEMMKRSGGGSSMVPNSSNNQNPQWPGMPPTLLAPIPYSNQDPRFNDHASIRKLLIKLGGRFSEADLPIHHGTSTDNHFANYNTTSTGQQIYQAVNIPTSSADAFNITGSATQFAQAQSYVDEAAELNVLQGKISSFPAELDPEIVYNNPQGLYGLEFLCGEGIVDNRIGTTGTSGTESNFWGEMSPLVYPPVASNYGGMQQGTLQECDFGELRYHRAN